Proteins from a genomic interval of Chryseobacterium indologenes:
- a CDS encoding SusD/RagB family nutrient-binding outer membrane lipoprotein produces MKKYILSCIALVTLCTACKDFEDINNNPFVVDLNKSEPEYFLNNSILGAQQDPNIAERVFVLYWKTAGRQQLSTGIAGGTYDDSWTSEYWKYISEWLNNANAAIEVANQKKSMGQGKPYYDNLIQMSRIWRAYLMSEFSDNFGPQPINAFQGNNPTFNSEKEVYYYILEELKDATAKMDVNQPAPSNTNAYDMVYGFKWGQWVRYANSMRMRIAMRIAEVDPAKAKAEFEAAASSNMYISNSSENFTVAEKDGWSPLSGVMSREWNSQILSATLNNMYIGLGGINSTDQLPASQHSAVKAVDYVGIKYDEQFTTMTNDPSAGYWLDGLPNKIDPRAYKTFYIPGDLSSPVYSLYPTYTNQATTNHGDLTFADNSKITINTVNTWNAYTIGNWGVKGQRNGLRNVIGCMPALGKQYRESKNSRIFFASWETYFLMAEAALKGWAVPMSDEAAYNRGIQDSFAYNGVSQFYGQYIASTDFNRDGTSVSYSHTAEPGTSHTMKYKDPATGNLVSVDIKYPVNTIYKNGSVKNDKLTKIITQKYLANTPWLPLEAWNDQRRLGLPFFENPAIETPLVNLPNLNSGNYMTNSIQNFPQRLRYPSTFRNTDQVGYDKAVQLLGGQDAVLTPLWWAKH; encoded by the coding sequence ATGAAAAAATATATTTTATCTTGCATTGCGTTAGTTACATTATGTACAGCATGTAAGGATTTTGAAGATATAAATAACAACCCATTCGTTGTAGATCTTAATAAATCTGAGCCGGAATACTTTTTAAATAACTCTATTCTTGGAGCACAGCAAGATCCCAATATAGCAGAACGTGTATTCGTTCTTTACTGGAAAACCGCAGGAAGACAACAGCTGTCTACAGGTATCGCTGGTGGTACATATGATGATTCCTGGACATCGGAATACTGGAAATACATCTCCGAATGGCTAAATAATGCCAATGCCGCTATCGAAGTTGCCAATCAAAAAAAATCCATGGGACAGGGCAAGCCTTATTATGATAACCTTATTCAGATGTCAAGAATCTGGAGAGCTTATTTAATGAGTGAATTTTCCGATAACTTCGGGCCTCAGCCTATTAATGCATTCCAGGGAAACAATCCCACTTTCAACTCTGAAAAAGAAGTGTACTATTATATTCTGGAAGAGCTAAAAGATGCTACGGCTAAAATGGATGTTAATCAACCAGCGCCAAGTAATACCAATGCCTATGATATGGTATATGGTTTTAAATGGGGACAATGGGTACGGTATGCTAACTCTATGAGGATGAGAATCGCCATGAGAATCGCCGAGGTAGATCCTGCAAAAGCAAAAGCAGAATTTGAAGCTGCGGCCAGTTCAAATATGTATATCAGTAACAGCTCAGAAAATTTTACCGTTGCTGAAAAAGATGGCTGGAGTCCTCTGTCCGGAGTAATGTCCAGAGAATGGAACTCGCAGATTCTTTCTGCTACTTTAAATAATATGTATATTGGCCTTGGAGGAATTAACTCTACAGATCAGTTGCCAGCCAGCCAACATTCAGCAGTGAAAGCGGTCGATTATGTAGGAATAAAATACGATGAGCAGTTTACAACGATGACCAATGATCCGAGTGCAGGATATTGGCTGGATGGACTTCCGAATAAGATAGACCCGAGAGCCTATAAGACATTCTATATCCCGGGAGATCTTTCAAGTCCCGTGTACTCTCTCTATCCGACATACACCAATCAGGCAACTACTAATCACGGAGATCTGACGTTTGCCGATAACTCCAAAATAACAATCAATACTGTAAATACCTGGAATGCCTATACAATTGGTAACTGGGGAGTAAAAGGACAGAGAAACGGCCTGAGAAATGTAATAGGCTGCATGCCTGCATTAGGTAAGCAGTACAGGGAAAGTAAAAACTCAAGAATATTCTTTGCAAGCTGGGAAACCTACTTCCTGATGGCTGAAGCAGCATTGAAAGGCTGGGCAGTTCCGATGAGTGATGAAGCAGCTTATAATAGGGGAATACAGGATAGCTTTGCCTACAATGGTGTATCACAGTTCTATGGACAATATATTGCTTCAACGGACTTTAACAGAGACGGAACATCTGTTTCTTATAGCCATACTGCAGAACCGGGAACCAGTCATACGATGAAATATAAAGATCCTGCTACCGGAAATTTGGTTTCTGTTGATATTAAATATCCTGTGAATACCATTTATAAAAATGGCTCTGTGAAAAATGATAAATTAACCAAAATTATCACTCAGAAATACCTGGCCAATACACCTTGGCTGCCGCTGGAAGCATGGAATGATCAGAGAAGGCTGGGCTTACCGTTCTTTGAAAATCCTGCTATAGAAACTCCGCTAGTGAATCTTCCTAATCTGAATTCCGGAAATTATATGACCAATTCTATACAGAATTTCCCTCAGAGACTAAGATATCCTAGTACCTTCAGAAATACAGATCAAGTCGGATATGATAAGGCTGTTCAGCTACTGGGTGGACAGGATGCCGTTCTGACTCCTCTCTGGTGGGCAAAGCATTAA
- a CDS encoding SusC/RagA family TonB-linked outer membrane protein has protein sequence MNKLIVKIGLLPSLFLGINGLYGQNTDSTKAAKIEEVVVTAYGVKKEKKSLGYSFQDVKGQTLVDAKETNVTNALAGKVAGLQVIKGGFGPGSSSKINLRGFNSFKGDNQPLIVVDGVPLSNSLGAKPKNNNEAANNDFWNPDLDMGNGLSDLNSEDIESMSVLKGGAASALYGSRGGNGVILITTKSGKKKGGLGISYSTSLGFESLFMKPDMQKNFSQGSNGVVNPENSDNTTSWGPAFTESMKRYDNLKNFFKTGVNSQHNLSFQSNLGEGSSLYTSAGYLHDNSQIPNSTYERFNFMAKMNSTFGANKRWTSEVKAQYISTKGNNRPSGGQGDGNFYPAILLMPQNINIIDYREGQMQNNVTSRWITPNGINPYWSAYNSLNADKKDRILLNGYLKYQFNDWLSSDIRVGTDFYALNTDARVWTGSSRRNSYSTGNEKFYENNYIASITAKKDNLFGKWGGSLSVYGQMMETRTKALYFTTQNLIIPNAFNVKNTSDNAAVANFEIDLWKKINSVFAAAEINYDGYWFLNATTRTDWSSTLNIENRSYIYNSISTSLVLTDMLNKMNGFHSKFLTFAKLRAAYAVTGNGLEPYELYNNYVLSTDPTGHITLSRQKILYNANLKAEKLKTFEVGADLKFFNRVSLDVSYFNNNATGQLIDLPMNPLSGYEKMKISSGGLHNRGFEFVLNTDILKKENFTWNVNANLSLLRSNVDEINGDVSKYPIGGFDNITFYTEVGKPYGAIYGTKFLRVEDPNSPYFGKLIVGANGLPQATPDMQYLGDQTPRSLFGFTSSFAYKNIGLSFLVDGRIGGKFFSATQLALQKAGLASDTAPGGRRDNFVLDAVVQQNGGYSSNTKEITQQDYWAAVTTGNLGITEQNVYDATNIRLRNIQLSYTFPKSIFQKMALQSAKVSFTANNVWMIYSKAKGVDPESVFAISSNAVGFENMAFPTTRSYLFTITLGF, from the coding sequence ATGAACAAATTAATAGTTAAGATTGGACTTCTCCCATCTTTATTTTTAGGTATCAATGGATTGTACGGACAAAATACTGATTCTACGAAGGCCGCGAAAATTGAAGAAGTTGTGGTAACAGCTTACGGTGTTAAAAAGGAGAAAAAATCACTGGGATATTCTTTCCAGGATGTGAAAGGTCAGACGCTTGTTGATGCTAAAGAAACAAATGTAACAAATGCTTTAGCGGGCAAGGTCGCAGGTCTTCAAGTCATAAAGGGTGGCTTTGGGCCTGGATCTTCATCGAAGATTAACCTAAGGGGATTTAATTCTTTTAAAGGTGATAATCAACCTCTGATTGTTGTGGATGGAGTTCCATTGAGCAATAGTTTAGGTGCTAAGCCTAAGAATAATAATGAAGCAGCTAATAATGATTTCTGGAATCCTGATCTGGACATGGGAAATGGTTTAAGTGATCTTAATTCTGAAGACATTGAATCGATGTCTGTACTTAAAGGTGGTGCTGCTTCAGCTTTGTATGGATCAAGAGGAGGAAATGGAGTTATATTGATTACTACAAAAAGCGGAAAGAAGAAAGGAGGATTAGGAATTTCTTATTCTACAAGTTTAGGATTTGAATCTCTGTTTATGAAGCCGGATATGCAGAAGAATTTTTCCCAGGGAAGTAATGGGGTGGTTAATCCGGAAAATAGTGATAATACTACATCATGGGGCCCGGCATTTACGGAATCAATGAAAAGATATGATAATCTTAAGAATTTTTTCAAAACGGGGGTTAACTCACAGCACAATCTTAGTTTTCAATCTAATTTAGGAGAAGGATCAAGCTTGTATACTTCAGCTGGTTATCTGCATGATAACAGCCAAATCCCAAATTCCACATATGAGAGGTTTAACTTTATGGCCAAAATGAATTCTACATTTGGTGCTAATAAAAGATGGACTTCGGAAGTAAAGGCTCAATACATAAGTACAAAGGGCAATAACCGTCCTTCCGGTGGACAGGGAGATGGCAATTTCTATCCTGCTATTCTGCTGATGCCTCAAAATATCAATATTATAGATTACCGTGAAGGCCAAATGCAAAATAATGTAACCTCCCGTTGGATCACTCCTAATGGAATCAACCCATACTGGTCTGCCTATAATAGTCTTAATGCGGATAAAAAAGACCGTATTTTATTAAATGGATATTTAAAATATCAATTCAATGACTGGTTAAGTTCCGATATTAGAGTGGGTACTGATTTTTATGCTCTCAACACAGATGCCAGAGTTTGGACCGGATCTTCTCGTAGAAATTCGTATTCTACCGGCAATGAAAAGTTCTATGAAAATAATTATATAGCAAGTATTACTGCGAAAAAAGATAATTTATTTGGAAAATGGGGCGGATCCCTTTCGGTATATGGGCAAATGATGGAAACGAGAACTAAGGCCTTGTATTTTACTACTCAGAATCTTATTATTCCCAATGCATTTAACGTAAAAAATACAAGTGATAATGCAGCAGTAGCTAATTTTGAAATAGATCTTTGGAAGAAAATCAACTCCGTATTTGCCGCTGCAGAAATCAATTATGACGGATATTGGTTTCTTAACGCAACCACCAGGACAGACTGGTCATCAACATTAAATATTGAGAACAGATCTTATATTTACAATTCAATCAGTACATCCTTAGTATTAACTGATATGCTGAATAAAATGAATGGATTTCATTCCAAATTTCTGACCTTTGCAAAATTACGTGCAGCTTACGCAGTAACAGGAAACGGCCTTGAACCTTATGAATTGTATAACAATTATGTACTTTCCACCGATCCTACCGGACATATTACTCTGAGCAGACAAAAAATACTTTACAATGCTAATCTAAAAGCAGAAAAGCTCAAAACATTTGAGGTAGGGGCAGATCTCAAGTTTTTCAACAGAGTTTCTTTAGACGTCAGCTATTTCAATAACAATGCTACTGGGCAACTCATTGACTTACCAATGAACCCGCTTTCAGGATATGAAAAAATGAAAATCAGTTCGGGAGGACTTCATAATCGAGGATTTGAATTTGTTCTAAACACAGATATTCTTAAAAAGGAAAATTTTACATGGAATGTAAATGCTAATTTATCACTGTTAAGAAGTAATGTTGATGAGATTAACGGAGATGTTTCCAAGTATCCGATTGGAGGTTTTGATAATATAACATTTTATACAGAAGTAGGGAAACCCTATGGAGCTATTTATGGGACAAAATTTTTAAGAGTTGAAGATCCTAACAGCCCTTATTTTGGAAAACTTATTGTCGGGGCCAATGGCTTACCTCAGGCAACACCTGATATGCAATACTTAGGTGATCAGACCCCTCGGTCATTATTTGGATTTACCAGTAGTTTTGCATATAAAAATATAGGTTTATCATTTTTGGTTGATGGCCGAATCGGAGGGAAATTCTTCTCAGCGACTCAATTGGCATTGCAAAAAGCAGGACTTGCGTCAGATACAGCTCCCGGAGGAAGACGGGACAATTTTGTACTTGATGCTGTAGTACAACAGAATGGAGGATACTCTTCAAATACAAAAGAAATCACCCAGCAGGATTATTGGGCAGCTGTCACCACAGGAAACCTCGGTATTACTGAACAGAATGTCTACGATGCTACCAATATCAGATTAAGAAATATTCAATTGTCGTATACCTTCCCTAAAAGTATTTTCCAAAAAATGGCATTACAAAGCGCTAAGGTTTCTTTTACAGCTAATAACGTCTGGATGATTTATAGTAAGGCAAAAGGTGTTGATCCGGAATCTGTATTTGCAATCAGCTCAAATGCCGTAGGGTTTGAAAATATGGCATTTCCAACGACGAGATCTTACTTATTCACCATTACATTAGGCTTTTAA